A stretch of the Streptomyces sp. WMMB303 genome encodes the following:
- a CDS encoding aminoglycoside phosphotransferase family protein — protein MYSASSPVSVQRRPRAAPVPPPRGRGPAVLAPDPARDPARAPGPVVPHPGARMDLRAPSTVSPPVSGRLDLSGPQGTRLRAAISSIHRICPEFTPVQLLRRRGRSVLLAGTAGRNTVIAKCLLDHSSAWAERFRHEIAAYRAFVRHRPPVRTPRLIAADPDACTLVIERVPGRVAAAQRHPVEAPPRADLRAVIGCFRRLNEWEPPPSAFERPLDYPARLTRFHEQGLLTDRDLGDLQKLLHGLVQYRGPGGRRGVPWQFCHGDALLTNVMLGPAGPSLVDWEHAGWYLPGYDLASLWAALGDAPLARRQISQLAQAAGPAARDAFLVNLMLILTREIRTYEAAVQRTMRAPSPQVAAEAAAAVRAGGIPTGEEQRLLLRRLHDDCATARRAVRAAVGTR, from the coding sequence ATGTATTCAGCATCATCCCCCGTGTCCGTGCAGCGTCGGCCGCGTGCGGCCCCGGTGCCCCCGCCCCGCGGAAGGGGACCGGCGGTGCTGGCCCCCGATCCGGCACGCGATCCCGCGCGGGCGCCGGGCCCGGTCGTCCCGCACCCCGGCGCCCGCATGGATCTCCGCGCGCCCAGCACCGTGTCCCCACCCGTCAGCGGGAGGCTGGACTTGTCCGGCCCGCAAGGCACCCGGCTCCGTGCCGCCATCTCCTCGATCCACCGGATCTGCCCGGAGTTCACCCCTGTCCAACTGCTCCGCAGGCGCGGGCGCTCGGTGCTGTTGGCCGGCACCGCCGGACGGAACACCGTCATCGCCAAGTGCCTGCTGGACCACTCCTCCGCTTGGGCCGAGCGCTTCCGGCACGAAATAGCGGCCTACCGTGCCTTCGTACGGCACCGTCCGCCGGTACGGACTCCGCGGCTGATCGCCGCCGACCCGGACGCCTGCACACTGGTGATCGAGCGGGTTCCGGGGCGGGTGGCGGCGGCTCAGCGACACCCGGTCGAGGCCCCGCCCCGGGCGGATCTGCGGGCGGTGATCGGCTGCTTCCGCCGGCTCAACGAGTGGGAGCCGCCACCATCGGCGTTCGAGCGCCCGCTCGACTACCCGGCGCGGCTGACCCGCTTCCACGAACAGGGCCTGCTGACCGACCGCGATCTGGGCGATCTGCAGAAGCTGCTGCACGGACTGGTGCAGTACCGCGGTCCGGGCGGCCGACGCGGGGTGCCCTGGCAGTTCTGCCACGGGGACGCCCTGCTGACCAACGTCATGCTGGGCCCGGCCGGCCCCTCGCTGGTCGACTGGGAGCACGCGGGCTGGTATCTGCCCGGCTACGACCTGGCCTCCCTGTGGGCGGCGCTGGGGGACGCGCCGCTGGCGCGCCGTCAGATCAGCCAGCTCGCCCAGGCAGCCGGTCCGGCGGCACGGGACGCCTTCCTGGTGAATCTGATGCTCATCCTCACCCGGGAGATCCGCACCTACGAGGCGGCCGTGCAGCGCACCATGCGGGCTCCCTCGCCGCAGGTCGCGGCGGAGGCTGCCGCGGCGGTCCGGGCGGGCGGCATTCCGACGGGCGAGGAACAGCGGCTGTTGCTGCGCAGGCTGCACGACGACTGCGCCACGGCGCGGCGGGCCGTGCGCGCGGCGGTCGGCACCCGCTGA
- a CDS encoding N-acetylmuramoyl-L-alanine amidase, with protein MPRSFRDPDSAPADDSSAGRGRRGERRTGRRGSRSAVVAAAAAALVVPLLTAGSPATADQPDGGTLQQQFAAAADRYHVPEKVLLGVSYLQSRWNAHQGAPSVSGGYGPMHLTDARTALASSRTQGRTSGEDARGDSARPLRSTALPARPQPTGKLPARLRTLARAAELTGLDAARLRSSTEANLRGGAALLADAQRRLGHPLSADPEDWYEAVAAYPGGGRGEPSATAFADDVFDVLRTGESRTTDTGAAVTLRATPELRSPQASDRARRPRGRVECPRSVDCEWYPAAYEKWTDDSGTEDYGNHDKARRPGSQKIDYIVVHDTEGTYETTLGLVTNPKYVSWNYTLRSSDGHVAQHVRAKDAAWHAGNWYVNSKSVGLEHEGFLTDPDAWYTEAMYRSSARLVKYLARRYDIPLDRQHILGHDNVPGPTASSVPGMHTDPGPYWDWQHYFTLMGKPFTPKAGPRSGVVTIRPDYDEHKPLYTGCEGAAKPCPEHGSSAVRLHQAPDTSSPLVEDVGLRPDGSPSTTGVNDTGARATTGQQYAVAGRKGDWTAVWYLGQKAWFHDPAGRRTAVPGRGTVLTPREGRTEIPVYGRAYPEADAFPQDVPVQALSPLPYKIAAGQRYVAGLKTAGEYLYAVTYDPDAENFQVVRGKQRYYQIQLGHRVAFVKAADVRVVR; from the coding sequence TTGCCACGATCCTTCCGTGACCCAGACAGCGCACCCGCCGACGACAGCAGTGCCGGACGCGGTCGCCGCGGCGAAAGACGCACCGGCCGCCGCGGCTCCCGCTCCGCGGTCGTCGCCGCGGCGGCGGCCGCGCTGGTCGTCCCGCTGTTGACGGCGGGCAGCCCGGCGACGGCTGACCAGCCCGACGGCGGAACGCTCCAGCAGCAGTTCGCCGCTGCCGCGGACCGCTACCACGTGCCCGAGAAGGTCCTGCTCGGCGTCTCGTACCTGCAGTCGCGCTGGAATGCGCACCAGGGGGCACCCAGTGTCTCCGGCGGGTACGGGCCGATGCATCTCACCGACGCGCGCACGGCCCTGGCCTCCTCCCGCACGCAGGGCCGCACCTCCGGCGAGGACGCCCGCGGTGACAGCGCCCGCCCGCTCCGCTCCACCGCGCTGCCCGCTCGTCCGCAGCCGACGGGAAAGCTCCCGGCGCGGCTGCGGACGCTGGCGCGTGCCGCCGAGCTGACCGGGCTCGACGCGGCCCGGCTGCGCTCCTCCACGGAAGCCAATCTGCGCGGCGGCGCCGCCCTTCTCGCGGACGCGCAGCGACGGCTCGGCCACCCGCTGAGCGCCGATCCGGAGGACTGGTACGAGGCCGTGGCCGCCTATCCGGGCGGCGGGCGTGGCGAGCCGAGCGCCACGGCGTTCGCCGACGACGTGTTCGACGTGCTGCGCACGGGTGAGAGCCGGACCACCGACACCGGCGCCGCCGTCACCCTCCGGGCCACACCCGAGCTGCGCTCCCCGCAGGCGTCCGACCGGGCACGCCGTCCCCGGGGCAGGGTGGAGTGCCCGCGGAGCGTGGACTGCGAGTGGTATCCGGCGGCGTACGAGAAGTGGACGGACGACTCCGGCACCGAGGACTACGGCAACCACGACAAGGCGCGGCGCCCCGGGTCGCAGAAGATCGACTACATCGTCGTCCACGACACCGAGGGGACGTACGAAACGACACTGGGCCTGGTGACCAACCCGAAGTACGTCTCGTGGAACTACACGCTCAGGTCGTCCGACGGGCACGTGGCGCAGCATGTGCGGGCCAAGGACGCCGCCTGGCACGCGGGCAACTGGTACGTGAACTCCAAGTCCGTCGGCCTGGAGCACGAGGGATTCCTGACCGACCCGGACGCCTGGTACACCGAGGCGATGTACCGCAGTTCGGCGCGCCTGGTGAAGTACCTCGCCAGGCGGTACGACATCCCGCTGGACCGCCAGCACATCCTCGGCCACGACAACGTGCCCGGTCCGACCGCCTCCAGCGTCCCCGGCATGCACACCGATCCCGGTCCCTACTGGGACTGGCAGCACTACTTCACGCTGATGGGCAAGCCCTTCACGCCCAAGGCCGGCCCGCGGTCGGGCGTGGTGACGATCCGGCCCGACTACGACGAGCACAAGCCGCTCTACACCGGCTGCGAGGGCGCGGCCAAGCCCTGCCCCGAGCACGGTTCGTCCGCGGTCCGGCTGCACCAGGCGCCGGACACGTCCTCGCCGCTGGTCGAGGACGTCGGGCTGCGGCCCGACGGCTCACCGTCGACCACCGGGGTCAACGACACCGGCGCCCGTGCCACCACAGGCCAGCAGTACGCGGTCGCCGGCCGGAAGGGCGACTGGACGGCCGTCTGGTATCTCGGCCAGAAGGCGTGGTTCCACGATCCCGCCGGCCGGCGCACCGCCGTACCCGGCCGGGGCACGGTGCTCACGCCCCGCGAAGGGCGTACGGAGATCCCGGTGTACGGCCGGGCCTACCCCGAGGCGGACGCCTTCCCTCAGGACGTACCGGTGCAGGCCCTCTCACCGCTGCCGTACAAGATCGCCGCGGGGCAGCGCTACGTCGCGGGGCTGAAGACTGCGGGCGAGTATCTGTACGCCGTCACCTATGACCCGGACGCGGAGAACTTCCAGGTGGTCCGGGGCAAGCAGCGGTACTACCAGATCCAGCTCGGCCACCGCGTCGCGTTCGTGAAGGCGGCGGACGTACGCGTGGTCCGCTGA
- a CDS encoding DUF397 domain-containing protein, which produces MADSTIRQPELDLSRAQWQSSSRGTGDVEIAFVEGFVAMRHGRQPDKPALIFDPGEWRAFVRGAREGEFDLT; this is translated from the coding sequence GTGGCCGACAGCACCATCAGGCAGCCCGAACTCGACCTCAGCCGGGCGCAGTGGCAGTCGAGCAGCCGGGGCACCGGCGATGTCGAGATCGCCTTCGTCGAGGGGTTCGTGGCGATGCGGCACGGCCGCCAGCCCGACAAGCCCGCGCTCATCTTCGACCCGGGGGAGTGGCGCGCCTTCGTCCGCGGGGCGCGCGAGGGCGAGTTCGACCTGACGTGA
- a CDS encoding alpha/beta hydrolase, whose protein sequence is MSDNGTRTVHTDGVRLGYRSWGSGKGVPVVLLHCLGEDGEDWRGPLVPGLAGEHPVHALDLRGHGESDRPGSYAMDDFVGDLRGFLDVLGIDRVILVGHSFGSVVAYLFAQEHPARVDRLVLEETTAMRPVRPPREVPEPPEEPALFDWDVVVQWTRQRNDPDPRWWDRLPAVTAPTLLVGGGNGSHLPQQDLHLMADRMPDARVVTIDGAGHLVHETRPMEFTRAVLDFLAES, encoded by the coding sequence ATGAGCGACAACGGAACGCGGACGGTGCACACCGACGGAGTCCGGCTCGGCTATCGGTCCTGGGGCAGCGGCAAGGGTGTCCCCGTCGTGCTGCTGCACTGCCTCGGTGAGGACGGTGAGGACTGGCGCGGCCCGCTCGTCCCGGGGCTGGCCGGCGAGCATCCGGTCCACGCGCTCGACCTGCGCGGCCACGGAGAGAGCGACCGGCCCGGCAGCTACGCGATGGACGACTTCGTCGGCGACCTGCGCGGGTTCCTGGATGTGCTGGGCATCGACAGGGTGATTCTCGTCGGACACTCCTTCGGCTCTGTGGTCGCCTACCTGTTCGCGCAGGAACACCCCGCCCGCGTGGACCGCCTCGTCCTGGAGGAGACCACCGCCATGCGGCCGGTCCGGCCGCCGCGGGAGGTGCCCGAACCACCGGAGGAGCCCGCGCTCTTCGACTGGGACGTCGTGGTCCAGTGGACGCGGCAGCGCAACGATCCCGACCCGCGGTGGTGGGACCGGCTCCCGGCCGTCACGGCCCCCACCCTGCTGGTGGGCGGCGGCAACGGCAGCCATCTCCCGCAGCAGGACCTGCACCTGATGGCAGACCGGATGCCCGACGCACGCGTCGTGACCATCGACGGCGCGGGTCATCTCGTCCACGAGACCCGCCCCATGGAGTTCACCAGGGCGGTGCTGGACTTCCTCGCCGAATCCTGA
- a CDS encoding amino acid permease — translation MAGLWSGEGVLRRKPIEHIEQTEGGAGQQLSRTLGLRHLTAIGVGGIIGAGVFSLAGTVANGKAGPAVLISFLVAGLASACAALSYAEFAGLIPKAGSAYTYGYAVLGELGGWFIGWDLLLEYTAIVAVVAIGISGYFSFLLGETGLDLPAWMLGAPGTGAGHRVDLFAAVLCLLIAYLLTRGIKNAARFELIVVGLKVAVVLLVIVVGVFHVKTGNWHPFFPYGVSGAFTGAATVFFAVFGYDAMSTAAEESVDAQKHMPKAIIYSLAISMVLYVAVSLVLTGMQNYRDIDPDSGFSTAFKSVGLSGIADVIAVGAIIGILTVMFTFMLGVTRVWFSMSRDGLLPKWFAKTDAVHHVPVRVTWIVGVVSAVIAGLLPIQEAAELTNIGILLAFVVVCVAVIVLRYRRPDLPRTFRVPGMPVTPALGVIFSIWLTTYLDWQTWVRFLVWFVIGLIVYFGYSYRKSELAARPGDTRRGPFDKRDE, via the coding sequence ATGGCCGGGCTCTGGAGCGGCGAAGGCGTACTGCGCCGTAAACCGATCGAGCACATCGAACAGACCGAGGGCGGAGCCGGACAGCAGCTCTCCCGCACCCTCGGCCTGCGGCACCTGACCGCGATCGGAGTCGGCGGCATCATCGGGGCCGGCGTCTTCAGCCTCGCCGGAACGGTCGCCAACGGCAAGGCGGGTCCCGCCGTACTGATCTCGTTCCTGGTGGCCGGGCTGGCCAGCGCCTGCGCGGCCCTCTCCTACGCCGAGTTCGCCGGGCTCATCCCGAAGGCGGGCTCCGCCTACACCTACGGCTACGCGGTGCTGGGCGAACTCGGCGGCTGGTTCATCGGCTGGGACCTGCTGCTGGAGTACACGGCCATCGTCGCGGTGGTGGCGATCGGCATCTCCGGGTACTTCTCCTTCCTGCTCGGCGAGACGGGCCTCGACCTGCCGGCGTGGATGCTGGGGGCGCCCGGCACCGGTGCCGGGCACCGCGTCGATCTGTTCGCAGCGGTGCTCTGTCTGCTGATCGCCTATCTGCTCACCCGGGGCATCAAGAACGCGGCCCGCTTCGAACTGATCGTCGTGGGCCTCAAGGTCGCGGTGGTGCTGCTGGTGATCGTCGTCGGCGTCTTCCACGTGAAGACCGGCAACTGGCACCCCTTCTTCCCCTATGGTGTCTCGGGTGCCTTCACCGGTGCGGCGACGGTCTTCTTCGCCGTCTTCGGCTACGACGCGATGAGCACGGCGGCCGAGGAGTCGGTCGACGCTCAGAAACACATGCCCAAGGCGATCATCTACTCGCTGGCCATCTCCATGGTGCTGTACGTGGCCGTCAGCCTGGTGTTGACCGGTATGCAGAACTACCGTGACATCGACCCCGACAGCGGCTTCTCCACCGCGTTCAAGTCCGTGGGGCTGAGCGGCATCGCCGACGTCATCGCCGTCGGCGCCATCATCGGCATCCTGACCGTCATGTTCACCTTCATGCTCGGCGTCACCCGGGTGTGGTTCTCCATGAGCCGGGACGGGCTGCTGCCCAAGTGGTTCGCCAAGACCGACGCCGTCCACCACGTGCCGGTCCGCGTCACCTGGATCGTGGGCGTCGTCTCCGCCGTCATCGCGGGCCTGCTGCCGATCCAGGAGGCCGCCGAACTGACCAACATCGGCATCCTGCTGGCCTTCGTCGTGGTCTGCGTCGCGGTCATCGTCCTGCGCTACCGGCGCCCGGACCTGCCGCGCACCTTCCGGGTCCCGGGCATGCCCGTCACACCGGCGCTCGGCGTCATCTTCTCGATCTGGCTGACCACCTATCTCGACTGGCAGACCTGGGTGCGCTTCCTGGTGTGGTTCGTCATCGGCCTGATCGTCTACTTCGGCTACTCCTACCGGAAGTCCGAGTTGGCCGCACGGCCCGGCGACACCCGGCGCGGCCCCTTCGACAAGCGGGACGAGTGA
- a CDS encoding serine/threonine-protein kinase translates to MAQSTLIHGRYRLLDLVGRGGMGEVWRARDESLGRRVAVKCLKPPARREDAGFQRVLRERFRREARVAASLQHRGVTVVHDFGDDDGLLYLVMELLEGRNLSQLLADNKGQPLPLAEVLDVAEQVAAALAYTHAQGVVHRDLKPANVMRSEDGTVKICDFGIARLAHDIGFTARISGTGMAMGTPHYMSPEQIADSAVDHRSDLYSFGCVLYEIATGSPPFEGGDPWAVLVGHRDTPPVPPRAHRPDLPPPLATAILRLLAKAPDDRPDAAAGLAGELAAARAHPPAARAGVWGAAYPGAAVAPAAVAGIAPLWMPPWTRGMDAGLPAAGRRRAGAPPDGALAAPAGPALREPVASWGVARAPEACAAADRTHAAARPAPARIPAQGAPPRERLADLADRRDAGLRLGRAGRWEEAYEVHRAVAAERELLLGSYHPDTLASRHETGTALARSGRHPEALEEYARTAADCAGVLGPDHPDTLAVRHELGHALGRLGRWEEALEVHRQLAFVREQALGSADPATVASRNEEAHCLERLGRRSEADEVYRELARGC, encoded by the coding sequence ATGGCGCAGAGCACCCTGATCCATGGCCGGTACCGGCTGCTCGATCTTGTGGGGCGCGGCGGTATGGGCGAAGTGTGGCGGGCACGCGACGAGTCGCTGGGCAGACGCGTGGCCGTCAAGTGTCTGAAGCCGCCGGCGCGGCGTGAGGACGCGGGATTCCAGCGCGTCCTGCGGGAACGCTTCCGGCGGGAGGCGCGGGTCGCCGCCTCGCTCCAGCACCGCGGGGTGACGGTCGTGCACGACTTCGGGGACGACGACGGACTGCTCTACCTCGTCATGGAGTTGCTGGAGGGCCGCAACCTCAGCCAGCTGCTGGCGGACAACAAAGGGCAGCCGCTCCCTTTGGCGGAGGTACTCGACGTGGCCGAACAGGTCGCGGCGGCCCTCGCGTACACCCATGCCCAGGGCGTCGTGCACCGGGACCTGAAACCGGCCAACGTCATGCGGTCCGAGGACGGGACCGTGAAGATCTGCGACTTCGGTATCGCCCGGCTGGCACACGACATCGGTTTCACCGCCCGGATCTCCGGCACCGGCATGGCCATGGGCACCCCGCACTACATGTCACCCGAGCAGATCGCGGACTCCGCCGTCGACCACCGCAGCGACCTCTACTCGTTCGGCTGCGTCCTCTACGAGATCGCCACCGGCTCGCCCCCGTTCGAGGGCGGCGACCCCTGGGCGGTGCTCGTCGGCCACCGGGACACGCCGCCCGTACCGCCGCGCGCTCACCGCCCCGACCTGCCCCCGCCACTGGCGACCGCGATCCTGCGGCTGCTGGCCAAGGCGCCGGACGACCGGCCGGATGCCGCAGCCGGGCTGGCGGGCGAACTCGCCGCCGCCCGCGCTCATCCGCCCGCTGCGCGGGCGGGGGTGTGGGGCGCGGCCTACCCCGGCGCAGCGGTCGCACCGGCCGCGGTCGCCGGGATCGCGCCGCTGTGGATGCCGCCGTGGACGCGCGGGATGGACGCCGGCCTGCCGGCCGCCGGCCGCCGTCGGGCAGGCGCGCCGCCGGACGGGGCGCTTGCCGCCCCCGCAGGGCCCGCTCTCCGGGAACCGGTGGCGTCGTGGGGCGTCGCACGGGCGCCCGAGGCGTGCGCCGCCGCGGATCGCACCCACGCGGCCGCCCGCCCGGCTCCGGCGCGCATCCCCGCGCAGGGCGCTCCGCCGCGGGAGCGGCTCGCCGACCTGGCGGACAGGCGCGACGCGGGACTGCGGCTGGGCCGGGCCGGTCGTTGGGAGGAGGCGTACGAGGTGCACCGCGCGGTCGCCGCCGAGCGTGAGCTGCTGCTCGGGTCCTACCACCCGGACACGCTCGCGAGCCGGCACGAGACCGGCACCGCACTGGCCCGGTCGGGACGTCATCCGGAAGCGCTGGAGGAGTACGCCCGCACCGCTGCCGACTGTGCCGGAGTGCTGGGCCCCGACCATCCGGACACGCTCGCCGTCCGGCACGAACTCGGGCACGCACTGGGCCGGCTCGGTCGCTGGGAGGAGGCGCTGGAGGTGCACCGGCAACTCGCCTTTGTGCGCGAACAGGCGCTCGGCTCAGCCGACCCGGCGACGGTGGCCAGCCGGAACGAGGAGGCGCACTGCCTGGAGCGGCTGGGCCGCCGCTCGGAGGCGGACGAGGTCTACCGCGAACTGGCGCGCGGGTGCTGA
- a CDS encoding amidohydrolase has protein sequence MTEKDPTTVAADAVLTGLPDIRDSLEFRYKDLHQHPELGFQERRTAGHAAQALNECDYEVTEGIGGTGVLGVLHNGAGPTVLLRADMDALPVREQTGLPYASTDTARGPDGAEQPVMHACGHDVHVICLLGAARLMAAGTDAWRGTLVVLFQPNEENGSGARAMIDDGLARRIPRPDVALGQHVLPAPAGTLLTRPGVMMAASDSLRVTFRGRGAHGSMPERAVDPVVLAASTVLRLQTVVARETAATTPAVVTVGAIHAGSGPNIIPDRAEIQLNIRTFGEETRARVLAAVRRIIAGECAASGAEAAEFETIGAFSVTENDVEATERVASAFGGYFGERARTTGPLSASEDFGELPAGLGCPATYWGLGGTDPAAYRKAERAGTVDQDIPGNHSPRFAPVVQPTLDTGVRALVTAALAWLAPRPKPD, from the coding sequence ATGACCGAGAAAGATCCCACGACTGTCGCCGCGGACGCGGTGCTCACCGGGCTGCCCGACATCCGCGACAGCCTCGAATTCCGCTACAAGGACCTCCACCAGCACCCCGAACTCGGTTTCCAGGAGCGCCGCACGGCCGGCCACGCCGCCCAGGCCCTGAACGAGTGCGACTACGAGGTCACCGAAGGGATCGGCGGGACCGGCGTCCTCGGCGTGCTGCACAACGGGGCGGGCCCCACCGTTCTCCTCCGTGCCGACATGGACGCACTGCCGGTGCGCGAGCAGACCGGGCTGCCCTACGCCTCGACCGACACCGCCCGCGGCCCGGACGGCGCGGAGCAGCCGGTGATGCACGCCTGCGGCCACGACGTCCATGTCATCTGCCTGCTGGGTGCGGCGCGCCTGATGGCGGCCGGGACCGACGCATGGCGCGGCACCCTGGTCGTCCTCTTCCAGCCCAACGAGGAGAACGGTTCCGGAGCGCGGGCGATGATCGACGACGGACTCGCCCGGCGGATCCCCCGTCCGGACGTCGCGCTGGGCCAGCACGTGCTTCCGGCGCCGGCGGGGACGCTGCTGACCCGGCCCGGCGTCATGATGGCCGCGTCCGACAGTCTGCGGGTCACCTTCCGCGGGCGGGGCGCGCACGGCTCCATGCCCGAACGGGCCGTGGACCCGGTGGTGCTGGCCGCCTCGACCGTGCTCCGGCTGCAGACGGTCGTCGCCCGGGAGACCGCTGCGACCACGCCCGCCGTGGTGACCGTCGGGGCGATCCACGCGGGCAGCGGGCCGAACATCATTCCCGACCGCGCCGAGATCCAGCTCAACATCCGCACGTTCGGCGAGGAGACCCGCGCCCGGGTGCTGGCCGCGGTACGCCGGATCATCGCGGGCGAGTGCGCCGCATCGGGCGCGGAGGCCGCGGAGTTCGAGACGATCGGCGCGTTCTCCGTGACCGAGAACGACGTGGAGGCCACCGAGCGGGTCGCGAGCGCCTTCGGCGGCTACTTCGGAGAGCGTGCCCGGACCACGGGCCCGCTGTCGGCCAGCGAGGACTTCGGTGAGCTGCCCGCAGGTCTCGGCTGTCCCGCCACGTACTGGGGGCTGGGCGGCACCGACCCGGCCGCCTACCGCAAGGCGGAGCGTGCCGGAACCGTCGACCAGGACATCCCCGGCAACCACAGTCCGCGCTTCGCTCCCGTCGTCCAGCCCACCCTCGACACCGGGGTACGGGCCCTGGTGACCGCCGCGCTGGCCTGGCTGGCGCCGCGTCCGAAGCCCGACTGA
- a CDS encoding PLP-dependent aminotransferase family protein: MLVLEGRIPVATRLPAERELAAALSVSRTTVAAAFEALRSDGFLESRRGSGSWTTVPAGNPLPTRGLHPLPPENEGTVIDLGCAALPAQPVMNEAFGSALEALPPYAHTHGDYPAGLPVLREALAERYTALGVPTMPQQIMVTTGALGGVGALTRMLVPRGERIAVEHPSYANVLQLLRETGGRLVPVPMADDLAGWDLPAWHRTLRESAPRLAYVVADFHNPTGALAGTEQRRELVAAARASGTVLIADETMADLPLGPPGATGTPSTGSPGLEMPRPMAAFDPGGSAVITVGSVSKSIWAGMRIGWIRAAPEVIRGLTAARAYVDLGSPVLEQLAVAELLNGAGWEQAVTERRARARENRESLTAALRDHLPDWEFAVPHGGLTLWVRTGGLSGSRIAEVGERLGVRVPSGPRFGVDGAFEGFVRLPFTIAEPLAREAASRLAAAAELVRSGAPTPSDVPRSYVA; the protein is encoded by the coding sequence ATGCTCGTCCTGGAGGGGCGCATCCCCGTCGCCACCCGGTTGCCCGCCGAGCGGGAACTGGCCGCGGCCCTCTCGGTCAGCCGCACCACCGTGGCCGCCGCCTTCGAGGCGCTGCGCTCGGACGGATTCCTGGAGTCCCGCCGCGGCTCGGGCAGCTGGACGACCGTCCCCGCGGGCAACCCGCTGCCCACCCGCGGCCTCCACCCGCTGCCGCCGGAGAACGAGGGCACCGTCATCGACCTGGGCTGTGCCGCGCTGCCCGCCCAGCCGGTCATGAACGAGGCGTTCGGCAGCGCCCTGGAGGCGCTCCCGCCGTACGCGCACACCCACGGCGACTACCCGGCCGGACTGCCCGTGCTCCGCGAGGCGCTCGCCGAGCGCTACACCGCACTCGGCGTGCCCACGATGCCGCAGCAGATCATGGTCACCACCGGCGCGCTGGGCGGGGTCGGTGCCCTGACCCGGATGCTGGTGCCGCGCGGCGAGCGCATCGCCGTCGAGCACCCCTCGTACGCCAACGTCCTGCAACTCCTGCGCGAGACCGGCGGCCGCCTCGTCCCGGTCCCCATGGCCGACGACCTGGCGGGCTGGGATCTGCCCGCCTGGCACCGCACACTGCGGGAGTCCGCACCCCGGCTCGCGTACGTCGTCGCCGACTTCCACAACCCCACCGGGGCGCTGGCCGGTACCGAACAGCGCCGCGAACTGGTCGCGGCGGCCCGCGCCTCGGGGACGGTGCTGATCGCCGACGAGACCATGGCCGACCTGCCGCTGGGTCCACCCGGCGCCACCGGTACGCCGAGCACCGGCTCCCCGGGTCTGGAGATGCCGCGGCCGATGGCTGCCTTCGACCCGGGCGGCTCGGCCGTCATCACGGTCGGCTCCGTGAGCAAGTCCATCTGGGCCGGGATGCGGATCGGCTGGATCCGGGCCGCACCCGAGGTGATCCGCGGCCTCACCGCCGCGCGCGCCTACGTCGACCTGGGCAGCCCCGTCCTCGAACAGCTCGCCGTGGCCGAGCTGCTGAACGGTGCGGGCTGGGAGCAGGCGGTCACCGAGCGCCGGGCCCGGGCCCGGGAGAACCGCGAGTCGCTGACGGCCGCCCTGCGCGACCATCTGCCCGACTGGGAGTTCGCCGTCCCGCACGGGGGCCTCACCCTGTGGGTGCGTACCGGCGGCCTCTCCGGGTCCCGGATCGCCGAGGTCGGTGAACGGCTCGGAGTACGGGTGCCCTCCGGGCCGCGGTTCGGGGTGGACGGTGCCTTCGAGGGATTCGTGCGGCTGCCCTTCACCATTGCCGAACCACTGGCCCGGGAGGCGGCCTCGCGGCTGGCGGCCGCCGCCGAACTGGTGCGCTCCGGGGCGCCCACCCCCTCCGACGTACCGCGCTCCTACGTGGCCTGA
- a CDS encoding glycerophosphodiester phosphodiesterase family protein — MTRARDPRGRPGHPFLDSAVPLAFAHRGGAAAGLENTHAAFSRAAELGYRYLETDVHTTADGALVAFHDTTLDRTTGSGGRLAELSWAEVSRARVAGREPVPLFADLLRSFPRARWNIDVKSDDALVPLLELLAAEDAWDRVCVGAFAEARVARARALAGPRLLTSLGTGGVLALRLRSRRLPWRLPSGAGCAQVPERHGPVRVVDRAFVRAAHARGLRVHVWTVNDPVRAAALLDLGVDGIMTDELEMLREVLDARGSWPPD, encoded by the coding sequence GTGACGAGAGCGAGAGATCCCCGCGGCCGCCCCGGCCACCCCTTCCTGGACTCGGCAGTGCCGCTGGCCTTCGCGCACCGCGGCGGTGCGGCGGCCGGCCTGGAGAATACCCACGCGGCCTTCTCCCGCGCGGCGGAGCTGGGCTACCGCTACCTGGAGACGGACGTGCACACCACGGCGGACGGCGCCCTGGTGGCCTTCCACGACACCACCCTGGATCGCACCACCGGCAGCGGCGGCCGCCTCGCGGAGCTCAGCTGGGCCGAGGTGAGCCGGGCACGCGTGGCCGGGCGCGAGCCGGTCCCGCTCTTCGCCGACCTGCTGCGCTCGTTCCCCCGAGCACGCTGGAACATCGACGTGAAGTCCGACGACGCGCTCGTCCCGCTGCTGGAGCTGCTGGCTGCCGAGGACGCCTGGGACCGGGTGTGCGTGGGCGCGTTCGCCGAGGCGCGGGTGGCGCGGGCGCGGGCGCTGGCGGGGCCGCGGCTGCTGACCTCGCTGGGCACCGGCGGTGTGCTCGCGCTGCGGCTGCGCTCCCGTCGGCTGCCCTGGCGGCTGCCGTCCGGCGCAGGATGCGCACAGGTACCCGAACGGCACGGGCCGGTCCGCGTGGTGGACCGCGCCTTCGTACGCGCGGCGCACGCACGGGGACTGCGGGTGCACGTCTGGACGGTCAACGATCCCGTCCGGGCCGCGGCGCTGCTGGACCTGGGCGTGGACGGGATCATGACCGACGAACTGGAGATGCTGCGCGAGGTGCTGGACGCGCGGGGCTCCTGGCCCCCGGACTGA